A stretch of DNA from bacterium:
CCGCGCCGCCCCCGGCGGCGCCGGGCCGGGGCGCGCGGCCGCACGCCGTCTACGACGAGGACCTGGCCCGCGCCCTGCTGGCGGCCGGCGCCGCCACGGGTGTGCCCCTGCACGCCGGCGTCTACGGCAGCATGTGGGGCCCCGCCTACGAGACCAAGGCGGAGATCGGGATGCTGCGCCGGGCCGGCTGCGACGCCGTGGGCATGTCGACGGCGCCGGAGACGTCCCTGCTGGCGGCGCTGGGCGTCCGGGTGGTC
This window harbors:
- a CDS encoding purine-nucleoside phosphorylase is translated as APPPAAPGRGARPHAVYDEDLARALLAAGAATGVPLHAGVYGSMWGPAYETKAEIGMLRRAGCDAVGMSTAPETSLLAALGVRVVGLSCITNPAREVGQPELSHQDVVEAGAMVRDRMARLLLDFLPRLG